In Constrictibacter sp. MBR-5, a single genomic region encodes these proteins:
- a CDS encoding DUF1223 domain-containing protein — protein sequence MSPARALLLTAAAVAAIAASALRGGARAADRPVVVELFTSQGCSSCPPAEAFLLDLTEERDDVIALAFHVDYWDRLGWKDPFSSPAATQRQRTYAAQLGRRNIYTPQMVVDGRADVIGSDRAGVRSAIAEAEKSLDSVPIAIRRTDGKAEVAVGAGSGAGTVWLFGYDARRRTEVRRGENAGRTIEQANLVRAIVPAAAWVGEPVTVSVADPEGEQLVAIVQTADGTILGAARQ from the coding sequence ATGTCCCCTGCACGCGCGTTGCTCCTCACGGCTGCCGCCGTCGCGGCGATCGCCGCTTCGGCGCTCCGGGGCGGCGCCAGAGCAGCGGACCGGCCGGTGGTCGTCGAACTGTTCACCTCGCAGGGTTGCTCGTCGTGCCCGCCGGCCGAGGCGTTCCTGCTCGACCTGACGGAGGAGCGCGACGACGTGATCGCGCTCGCCTTCCACGTCGACTATTGGGATCGGCTGGGGTGGAAAGACCCATTCTCCTCGCCCGCCGCCACGCAGCGCCAGCGGACCTATGCCGCCCAACTCGGCCGCAGAAACATCTACACGCCGCAGATGGTGGTCGACGGCCGCGCGGACGTCATCGGGTCCGACCGCGCCGGCGTGCGGTCCGCCATCGCCGAAGCCGAGAAGAGCTTGGATTCCGTTCCGATTGCCATACGGCGCACCGACGGTAAGGCCGAGGTCGCGGTCGGTGCAGGGAGCGGTGCCGGAACGGTCTGGCTGTTCGGCTACGACGCCAGGCGCCGGACCGAGGTGCGGCGTGGCGAGAATGCCGGCCGCACGATCGAACAGGCCAATCTGGTGCGCGCCATCGTCCCGGCGGCAGCGTGGGTGGGCGAGCCCGTCACGGTAAGCGTCGCGGACCCTGAAGGCGAGCAGCTGGTCGCCATCGTTCAGACGGCGGACGGCACCATCCTCGGCGCCGCCCGCCAGTGA
- a CDS encoding penicillin acylase family protein, whose amino-acid sequence MHRVLRRIVFGLAGVAAVLVLAGAAGWFWLGTSLPDLDGDIALSGLDAPVTVARDAHGIPFIQAGSERDAAFALGFVHAQDRFAQMELTRRVGAGRMAEILGADLVPMDSMMRTFGVYRLAAADAAALPASVRTHLEAYAAGVNAWMRTDHGALPPEFYALWFEPEPWSVTDSLVWIRLMALRLTGNWNTELLRAGLRRHVPEDLIENLFPEAEGPSTLASGSAGRPAGARGVETGGDETDTAGLWREAGPGWRAEGGSNVWALSGARTSTGGPILANDPHLGIGAPAVWYLAHVETPDRVLAGATVPGLPFLVLGHNGKVAWGLTTTHGDASDLFVERLSKTDDSVYDTPEGVRPFSVRNEVIRVRFAEDVLLQIRSTRHGPVISDVNPAAAEAAGDDHVLALRNSALLPGDPGATALYRVNRANNVAEVREALRAMRAPQQNIAYADSHSIGLSMPSQVPIRRSGDGADITRGWTGDHDWTGFVPFEELPHVADPESGMIVNANNRVVGPAYPHFISRFWPDGYRAERIEDVLSDAGPTDLAFSTALQLDIRSGTAGTLLPVMIDPAVADGGNAEVLDGLRKWDQSMAVDRWEPLVYEAWLREATRAIFADELDEAFEEWWGARPETLLHALTSEQTLCNDTRTPDVETCGQTLAAALRAALDWTAARYGSDRRNWRWGDAHMATFRHPVFGRVPLLGDLTNIRTPAAGGQHTVNRGGFMVTDPVAPFEMVFGPAYRAVYDLSDLDRSLFIVAPGQSGNPLSPHYGDLVDVWREGRYLTLVPPDDPAHMLRLMPAGTER is encoded by the coding sequence ATGCACCGCGTGCTTCGCCGGATCGTCTTCGGTCTCGCCGGCGTGGCCGCGGTGCTCGTCCTGGCCGGAGCGGCGGGATGGTTCTGGCTGGGGACATCCCTGCCCGACCTCGACGGCGACATCGCGCTATCTGGTCTCGACGCACCCGTCACCGTGGCGCGCGACGCGCACGGGATCCCTTTCATCCAGGCGGGGAGCGAACGCGACGCCGCGTTCGCCCTGGGCTTCGTCCACGCGCAGGACCGGTTCGCGCAGATGGAGCTGACGCGCCGGGTCGGCGCCGGGCGGATGGCGGAGATCCTCGGCGCCGATCTGGTGCCGATGGACAGCATGATGCGCACGTTCGGCGTCTATCGGCTGGCCGCCGCCGATGCCGCCGCGCTGCCGGCATCGGTCAGGACCCACCTGGAAGCCTATGCCGCCGGGGTAAACGCCTGGATGCGGACCGATCACGGGGCGCTCCCGCCCGAGTTCTATGCCCTCTGGTTCGAGCCCGAGCCCTGGAGCGTGACCGACAGCCTCGTGTGGATCCGGCTGATGGCCCTGCGCCTGACCGGGAACTGGAACACCGAACTGCTGCGCGCCGGCCTGCGCCGTCACGTGCCGGAGGATCTCATCGAGAACCTGTTTCCCGAGGCGGAGGGACCTTCGACCCTGGCGAGCGGGTCGGCGGGCCGGCCGGCCGGCGCCAGAGGGGTCGAAACTGGAGGGGACGAAACCGATACGGCCGGCCTCTGGCGGGAAGCCGGACCGGGATGGCGGGCCGAGGGCGGCTCGAACGTCTGGGCGCTATCGGGTGCGCGCACCAGCACGGGCGGTCCCATTCTCGCCAACGACCCGCACCTGGGCATCGGCGCGCCCGCAGTCTGGTACCTCGCGCACGTGGAGACGCCGGACCGCGTGCTTGCGGGCGCGACGGTGCCCGGCCTGCCCTTCCTGGTGCTCGGGCACAACGGCAAGGTGGCCTGGGGGCTGACAACCACCCACGGCGACGCGAGCGACCTGTTCGTCGAGCGTCTCTCCAAGACCGACGACTCCGTATACGACACGCCCGAGGGCGTTCGGCCGTTCTCGGTGCGAAACGAGGTCATCCGCGTCCGTTTCGCCGAAGACGTGCTGCTGCAGATCCGGAGCACACGCCACGGTCCCGTGATCTCCGACGTGAATCCCGCCGCAGCGGAAGCGGCCGGAGACGATCATGTGCTCGCGCTCAGGAACTCCGCCCTGCTGCCCGGCGACCCCGGCGCGACGGCGCTCTACCGTGTCAATCGCGCAAACAATGTCGCCGAGGTCCGGGAGGCCCTGCGGGCGATGCGGGCGCCCCAGCAGAACATCGCCTATGCCGACTCGCACAGCATAGGCCTGTCCATGCCGTCACAGGTCCCGATCAGGCGCTCTGGCGACGGCGCCGACATCACGCGCGGCTGGACCGGCGATCACGACTGGACCGGCTTCGTTCCCTTCGAGGAACTGCCGCACGTCGCCGATCCGGAGTCCGGGATGATCGTCAACGCGAACAACCGCGTGGTCGGCCCTGCCTATCCTCACTTCATCAGTCGCTTCTGGCCCGACGGATACCGCGCCGAACGGATCGAAGACGTTCTCTCCGATGCCGGCCCCACCGACCTGGCCTTCAGCACGGCGCTTCAGCTCGATATCCGGTCGGGCACGGCCGGGACGCTGCTGCCCGTGATGATCGACCCCGCCGTCGCCGATGGAGGCAATGCCGAGGTGCTCGACGGCCTGAGAAAATGGGACCAGTCGATGGCCGTCGACCGCTGGGAGCCGCTCGTCTACGAGGCGTGGCTCCGGGAGGCGACGCGCGCGATCTTCGCAGACGAACTCGACGAGGCCTTCGAGGAATGGTGGGGCGCGCGGCCGGAAACGCTGCTCCACGCCCTGACCAGCGAGCAGACGCTGTGCAACGACACCCGCACGCCCGACGTCGAAACCTGCGGCCAGACGTTGGCGGCGGCACTGCGAGCGGCGCTCGACTGGACCGCGGCGCGGTATGGCTCCGACCGCCGCAACTGGCGCTGGGGCGATGCGCACATGGCGACGTTCCGTCACCCCGTCTTCGGCAGGGTGCCTCTGCTGGGTGACCTGACCAACATCCGGACGCCCGCGGCGGGCGGACAGCACACCGTCAACCGCGGCGGGTTCATGGTAACGGACCCCGTGGCACCGTTTGAGATGGTTTTCGGCCCCGCCTATCGCGCGGTCTACGATCTGTCCGATCTCGATCGCTCGCTCTTCATCGTCGCTCCAGGCCAGTCCGGCAACCCGCTGTCGCCGCACTATGGCGATCTGGTGGACGTCTGGCGCGAAGGACGCTACCTGACCCTCGTCCCGCCGGACGATCCGGCACATATGCTGCGCCTCATGCCGGCCGGAACGGAACGATGA
- a CDS encoding alpha/beta hydrolase, translating to MRSRSFRTLGPAGFHRIAYTEWGDPGNPRVLVCVHGLSRNGRDFDEIAAALSDVYRVVCPDIVGRGESDYLTVKEFYDYKLYCSDMATMVAATGAAEVDWIGTSMGGIIGMMLASLPNAPIRRMVLNDIGPVVAVEGLQRIAGYVGRDARFPDFDTAFATIRAVAKGFGPMTETQWRRFVEVQLRREADGTYRLNYDPGIAWSLADAPKADIAMWELWDAIRAPVLVLRGGVSDLLRADTVAEMQRRGPRCEAIEIEGIGHTPALVDAPQIEAVRRFLTA from the coding sequence ATGAGGTCACGTAGTTTCCGCACGCTCGGCCCGGCCGGGTTCCACCGCATCGCGTACACCGAATGGGGGGATCCTGGAAACCCGCGGGTGCTCGTCTGCGTGCACGGGCTGTCGCGCAACGGCCGCGACTTCGACGAGATCGCCGCGGCGTTGAGCGACGTCTACCGGGTCGTCTGCCCGGACATCGTGGGACGCGGCGAGAGCGACTACCTGACGGTCAAGGAGTTCTACGACTACAAGCTCTACTGCAGCGACATGGCGACGATGGTCGCCGCCACGGGCGCGGCCGAGGTCGACTGGATCGGCACCTCCATGGGCGGCATCATCGGCATGATGCTGGCCAGTCTGCCGAACGCGCCGATCCGGCGTATGGTGCTGAACGACATCGGGCCCGTGGTTGCGGTCGAGGGGCTGCAGCGGATCGCGGGCTATGTCGGGCGCGACGCGCGCTTTCCGGACTTCGATACGGCCTTTGCCACCATCCGTGCCGTGGCCAAGGGTTTCGGCCCGATGACGGAGACGCAATGGCGCCGCTTCGTCGAGGTGCAACTGCGCCGGGAGGCCGACGGCACCTATCGCCTGAACTACGACCCGGGCATCGCTTGGTCGCTCGCCGACGCGCCGAAGGCGGACATCGCGATGTGGGAACTGTGGGATGCCATCCGCGCGCCGGTGCTGGTCCTGCGCGGCGGCGTATCCGACCTCCTGCGCGCCGATACGGTCGCCGAGATGCAGCGCCGTGGACCGCGCTGCGAGGCGATCGAGATCGAGGGCATCGGCCACACGCCGGCTCTGGTCGATGCGCCGCAGATCGAGGCTGTGCGGCGCTTCCTAACGGCGTGA
- a CDS encoding DUF2235 domain-containing protein yields the protein MRPLIMLGQIVTAAVAIIVAVWWIATLCMRLVLRRLERLWPLHGGPRNACVALLGVVSLLVAAGTLVATWLLYLALRPDPENWSPTTAAIWEWSLIVPLVFGTIAAIVGTFSQTSAAWGALLRQRHLLDLAGPAEPATPPGEVGGRSIVICCDGTGNRPDQEEEGSPATTNVWKLYYTLVCDETQVTWYQAGVGSDTSSTARQARRTHKVLEAVGTDTGAKVAAFGSRLLKLFEGAFGAGVSEGIIRGYTEIVRQYRPGDRIYLVGFSRGAFTARCIAGVISRCGLLRAENIRYAPEVVQLYRIRDKPGDALALRHDMMHQDVRVEFLGVFDTVASLGVPLWGWWFRVFPIWRNIPFATDPAAVCRFVYHALAMDERRSQFFPTLFDPPLAPADTVVQQVWFRGAHGDIGGGYATTGLSDIPLGWMMDAMERHGLVFRQDARQNMRPDPLARMHDELTRNPSWKLFGSWPRWHPLPGDSTGPHGSYLHDAVVARAEIMHQRLGRPDILRLAPGESRDFVTQAHREWDRTGFAIEAGAAYRLTYVGGLWRDAEKDACGPDGQRAAGGDIRRFAGRGLRLRTEPWMRLVATVAHPRRWALLEREWRLLVKFLFVSDPEELTGQLAPIGRDLHAPGDAVILRNEAHGGLLYLFANDWWQTASNNSGGIRLRIERLRETDPATPAWLLQFRPGDPRAAVWTAPAAAGGGATAP from the coding sequence ATGCGGCCGCTGATCATGCTCGGGCAGATCGTCACCGCCGCCGTCGCGATCATCGTCGCGGTCTGGTGGATCGCAACGCTCTGCATGCGCCTCGTGCTCAGGCGGCTGGAGCGCCTCTGGCCGCTGCACGGCGGTCCGCGCAACGCCTGCGTCGCCCTGCTCGGCGTCGTGTCGCTGCTGGTCGCGGCCGGCACCCTCGTCGCCACGTGGCTCCTGTACCTCGCGCTGCGTCCCGATCCGGAGAACTGGTCGCCGACGACGGCGGCGATATGGGAGTGGTCGCTGATCGTGCCCCTGGTGTTCGGCACGATCGCGGCGATCGTCGGCACCTTCTCGCAGACGTCGGCCGCCTGGGGCGCCCTGCTGCGCCAGCGCCACCTGCTCGATCTGGCCGGCCCGGCCGAGCCGGCGACGCCGCCCGGCGAGGTCGGCGGCCGCAGCATCGTCATCTGCTGCGACGGCACCGGCAACCGTCCGGACCAGGAGGAGGAGGGCAGCCCGGCCACCACCAATGTCTGGAAGCTCTACTACACCCTGGTCTGCGACGAGACGCAGGTGACTTGGTACCAGGCGGGCGTCGGGTCCGACACCTCCTCGACGGCGCGGCAGGCCCGGCGCACCCACAAGGTGCTCGAGGCGGTCGGCACCGATACCGGCGCCAAGGTCGCCGCATTTGGCAGCCGGCTGCTGAAGCTGTTCGAGGGTGCGTTCGGCGCCGGGGTCAGCGAGGGCATCATCCGCGGCTACACCGAGATCGTGCGCCAGTACCGGCCGGGCGACCGCATCTATCTCGTGGGATTCTCGCGCGGCGCCTTCACCGCCCGCTGCATCGCCGGGGTCATCTCGCGCTGCGGCCTGCTGCGCGCCGAGAACATCCGCTACGCCCCCGAGGTGGTGCAGCTCTACCGCATCCGGGACAAGCCCGGCGACGCGCTGGCGCTTCGGCACGACATGATGCACCAGGATGTCCGGGTGGAGTTCCTCGGCGTCTTCGACACTGTGGCGTCGCTCGGCGTCCCGCTGTGGGGCTGGTGGTTCCGCGTCTTCCCGATCTGGCGCAACATCCCCTTCGCGACGGATCCGGCCGCCGTCTGCCGCTTCGTCTACCATGCCCTCGCCATGGACGAGCGGCGCTCGCAGTTCTTCCCGACGCTCTTCGACCCGCCGCTGGCACCCGCCGACACCGTCGTGCAGCAGGTCTGGTTCCGCGGCGCGCACGGTGACATCGGCGGCGGCTACGCCACCACCGGCCTTTCGGACATTCCGCTCGGCTGGATGATGGACGCGATGGAGCGGCATGGGCTGGTGTTCCGGCAGGACGCCCGGCAGAACATGCGCCCCGATCCGCTCGCCCGCATGCACGACGAACTGACCCGCAACCCCAGCTGGAAGCTGTTCGGCAGCTGGCCGCGCTGGCATCCGCTGCCGGGAGACAGCACCGGACCGCACGGATCCTACCTGCACGACGCGGTCGTGGCCCGCGCCGAGATCATGCACCAGCGTCTCGGGCGGCCCGACATCCTGCGGCTTGCGCCGGGCGAGAGCCGCGACTTCGTCACCCAGGCGCATCGCGAATGGGACCGTACCGGCTTCGCGATCGAAGCCGGCGCGGCATACCGGCTGACCTATGTCGGCGGTCTGTGGCGCGATGCCGAGAAGGACGCGTGCGGACCCGACGGTCAGCGGGCGGCCGGCGGCGACATCCGCCGCTTCGCCGGCCGCGGCCTTCGGCTCAGGACGGAGCCCTGGATGCGGCTGGTGGCGACCGTGGCGCATCCGCGGCGATGGGCTCTGCTGGAACGCGAATGGCGTCTGCTCGTGAAGTTCCTCTTCGTGAGCGATCCGGAGGAACTGACGGGGCAACTGGCGCCGATCGGCCGCGACCTCCACGCGCCGGGCGACGCCGTGATCCTGCGCAACGAGGCGCATGGCGGCCTGCTCTATCTCTTCGCCAACGACTGGTGGCAGACGGCCAGCAACAACAGCGGCGGCATCCGGCTGCGCATCGAGCGCCTTCGCGAGACGGATCCCGCGACGCCGGCATGGCTGCTGCAGTTCCGGCCCGGCGACCCCCGGGCGGCGGTCTGGACGGCGCCCGCCGCCGCCGGCGGCGGGGCGACCGCACCCTGA
- a CDS encoding CoA transferase, which translates to MTASGPLSGVTIVDLTRVLAGPFSTMILADLGARVIKVETPGTGDDAREYGPFVGGKSAYFISVNRGKESIALDLKKDEDRAVFEKLLAKADVVVENFRPGTMEKLGYGWDTLHAKYPKLIYAACSGFGHTGPHSKRPAYDMVVQAMGGIMSITGQPGGEPTRVGMSIGDVAAGLYTTIGINAALYDRATTGEGRKVDIGMFDVQMALMENAIVRYSATGEIPGPLGGRHPSITPFQVFKTQDGHMIVAGGNDTMYRRFCEIIERPDLATNPLFATNRLRNEHHDALEAEIQGVLTTRPTAAWLELLDAAGVPASRINDVSQVMQHPQVEPRNMVIDVTDPKAGSLRVAGNPVKISGYDDPTSRPTAPDVDQDREKILRELAG; encoded by the coding sequence ATGACCGCTTCCGGACCGCTCAGCGGCGTGACCATCGTCGACCTCACCCGCGTGCTGGCGGGGCCCTTCTCCACCATGATCCTCGCGGATCTGGGCGCCCGCGTCATCAAGGTGGAGACGCCCGGCACCGGCGACGATGCCCGCGAATACGGGCCGTTCGTCGGCGGCAAGTCGGCCTACTTCATCTCCGTCAACCGCGGCAAGGAGAGCATCGCCCTCGACCTGAAGAAGGACGAGGATCGGGCGGTGTTCGAGAAGCTGCTCGCCAAGGCCGACGTCGTCGTCGAGAATTTCCGGCCGGGCACCATGGAGAAGCTCGGCTACGGCTGGGACACGCTGCACGCCAAGTATCCGAAGCTGATCTATGCCGCCTGCTCCGGCTTCGGCCACACAGGTCCGCATTCGAAGCGTCCGGCCTACGACATGGTCGTGCAGGCGATGGGCGGCATCATGAGCATCACCGGCCAACCGGGCGGCGAGCCGACGCGCGTCGGCATGTCGATCGGCGACGTCGCCGCCGGCCTCTACACAACGATCGGCATCAATGCGGCGCTCTACGACCGCGCAACCACCGGCGAGGGCCGCAAGGTCGACATCGGCATGTTCGACGTGCAGATGGCGCTGATGGAGAACGCCATCGTCCGCTACTCGGCGACCGGGGAGATCCCGGGCCCGCTCGGCGGCCGCCACCCGTCGATCACGCCCTTCCAGGTCTTCAAGACCCAGGACGGCCACATGATCGTCGCCGGCGGCAACGACACGATGTACCGCCGCTTCTGCGAGATCATCGAGCGGCCAGACCTCGCCACGAATCCGCTGTTCGCGACGAACCGGCTGCGCAACGAGCACCACGACGCGCTGGAGGCCGAGATCCAGGGCGTACTGACGACGCGCCCGACCGCGGCATGGCTCGAACTGCTCGACGCCGCGGGCGTGCCGGCGAGCCGGATCAACGACGTCAGCCAGGTGATGCAGCATCCGCAGGTCGAGCCGCGCAACATGGTGATCGACGTGACCGACCCGAAGGCGGGCAGCCTGCGCGTCGCCGGCAACCCGGTGAAGATCTCCGGCTACGACGACCCGACCAGTCGACCGACCGCACCCGACGTCGACCAGGACCGCGAAAAGATCCTGCGCGAACTCGCGGGCTGA
- a CDS encoding acyl-CoA dehydrogenase family protein, translated as MLFTHEHEELRRTARRVIDTHVNPFVDRWEEEGIFPAHQVFKAFGDAGLLGITKPTAYGGLGLDYTYNIAFTEELGHIRAGGVGMALGVQTDMCTPALAKYGSDALRRDWLAPTIAGDLVGCIGVSEESAGSDVAQLKTFARKDGDDYVITGSKMWITNGTQADWMCMLANTSDEGGPHKNKSLIVVPMKSKGVTVARKLDKLGMRCSDTAQLFFDEVRVPQSNRIGEENRGFLYQMEQFQEERLLGAVKMIKQLEEIIEETLDYTNTRKAFGRSILDNQVVQFKLAELQTEVECLRSLVYRAVERYVAGEDVTRLATMAKLKAGQLGMTVPSECLQFWGGQGYMTENRVSRVFRDARLTAIGGGANEIMLQILSRMMVKGVR; from the coding sequence ATGCTCTTCACCCACGAACACGAGGAACTGCGCCGCACCGCGCGGCGGGTCATCGACACGCACGTCAACCCCTTCGTCGACCGGTGGGAGGAGGAGGGCATCTTCCCGGCGCACCAGGTCTTCAAGGCGTTCGGCGACGCCGGCCTGCTCGGCATCACGAAGCCGACGGCGTATGGCGGCCTCGGCCTGGACTACACCTACAACATCGCCTTCACCGAGGAGCTCGGGCACATCCGGGCCGGCGGCGTCGGCATGGCGCTCGGCGTGCAGACCGACATGTGCACCCCTGCCCTCGCCAAGTACGGCAGCGACGCCCTGCGCCGGGACTGGCTGGCGCCGACCATCGCCGGCGACCTCGTCGGCTGCATCGGCGTGTCGGAGGAGAGCGCCGGGTCGGACGTGGCGCAGCTGAAGACCTTCGCGCGCAAGGACGGCGACGACTACGTCATCACCGGCTCGAAGATGTGGATCACCAACGGCACCCAGGCCGACTGGATGTGCATGCTGGCGAACACCTCCGACGAGGGCGGTCCGCACAAGAACAAGTCGCTGATCGTCGTACCGATGAAGAGCAAGGGCGTCACGGTGGCGCGCAAGCTCGACAAGCTGGGCATGCGTTGCTCGGACACGGCGCAGCTCTTCTTCGACGAGGTGCGCGTGCCGCAGTCGAACCGCATCGGCGAGGAGAACCGCGGCTTCCTCTACCAGATGGAGCAGTTCCAGGAGGAGCGGCTGCTGGGCGCGGTCAAGATGATCAAGCAGCTCGAGGAGATCATCGAGGAGACGCTGGACTACACGAACACACGCAAGGCGTTCGGCCGGTCGATCCTCGACAACCAAGTCGTGCAGTTCAAGCTGGCCGAGCTCCAGACCGAGGTGGAATGCCTGCGCTCGCTGGTCTACCGGGCCGTCGAGCGCTACGTCGCCGGCGAGGACGTGACGCGCCTCGCCACCATGGCGAAGCTGAAGGCGGGCCAACTCGGAATGACGGTGCCGTCGGAGTGCCTGCAGTTCTGGGGCGGTCAGGGCTACATGACCGAGAACCGCGTCAGCCGGGTCTTCCGCGACGCGCGCCTCACCGCGATCGGCGGCGGCGCCAACGAGATCATGCTGCAGATCCTGTCGCGGATGATGGTGAAGGGCGTGCGCTGA
- the msrA gene encoding peptide-methionine (S)-S-oxide reductase MsrA — protein MKKHPSPNRWAPRFRTIATLAVVLITATAAVAQAPKSGETKPQTQTAIFAAGCFWCVEEAFDKVEGVVETTSGYTGGTVPNPTYEQVSSGGTGHTEALEVRYDPSVVGYEELLDTFWRNVDMFDAGGQFCDRGSPYRSAIFVAGDAERRMAETSKQKIAEKFGREVVTPIQPAAPFYPAEDYHQDYHNKNPLRYNYYKWGCGRAARLEEIWKAGG, from the coding sequence ATGAAAAAGCATCCGAGCCCGAACCGGTGGGCGCCGCGCTTTCGGACCATAGCGACCCTGGCGGTGGTGCTGATCACCGCCACAGCCGCGGTGGCGCAAGCGCCCAAGTCCGGCGAGACGAAGCCGCAGACCCAGACCGCGATCTTCGCCGCCGGCTGCTTCTGGTGCGTCGAGGAGGCGTTCGACAAGGTCGAGGGCGTGGTCGAGACGACTTCGGGCTATACCGGCGGCACGGTGCCGAACCCGACCTACGAGCAGGTGTCGTCGGGCGGCACGGGCCATACCGAAGCGCTGGAGGTTCGATACGACCCCAGCGTCGTCGGCTATGAGGAACTGCTCGACACCTTCTGGCGGAACGTCGACATGTTCGACGCAGGCGGCCAGTTCTGTGATCGGGGCAGCCCCTATCGCAGCGCGATCTTCGTCGCAGGCGACGCGGAGCGGCGCATGGCGGAGACCTCGAAGCAGAAGATCGCAGAGAAGTTCGGCCGCGAGGTCGTCACACCGATCCAGCCCGCGGCCCCCTTCTACCCGGCCGAGGACTATCATCAGGACTATCACAACAAGAATCCGCTCCGGTACAACTACTACAAGTGGGGCTGCGGCCGGGCGGCCCGGCTGGAAGAGATCTGGAAGGCGGGCGGCTGA
- a CDS encoding protein adenylyltransferase SelO, with protein sequence MPVSHDIRASTAHAGLGGDFFDPVDAARFPRHDLRFRNDRWAPRVGLEGLTDGEWIDHFGRFTPIPGSFERPLALRYHGHQFRTYNPDLGDGRGFLFAQLHDRSDGRLLDLGTKGSGRTPWSRGGDGRLTLKGGVREVLATEMLEALGVETSKSFSLIETGEDLVRGDEPSPTRSSVLVRLSHSHIRIGTFQRLLFLDETDNIGRLLDHCIRTYIPDAWREERPARAAAFLEEVVQRVARMGAQWMVAGFVHGVLNSDNINITGESFDYGPWRFLPLLDPAFTAAYFDQTGLYAYGRQPETLAWNLTRLAECLVPVADTPALQAVLDGFEPAFHRMFTEEALRRLGIVSAGPEADAELVRALWSFLRQSGAPFEQTLFDWYGGGLAAPRAASGPSAPLYATADFQPVRVALDRFDPAPDARTDHAYFTGGQPCTMLIEEVEAIWDPIARDDDWTMFYDKVAAIRAMGEAYGRATP encoded by the coding sequence ATGCCTGTCTCGCACGACATCCGCGCCTCCACCGCCCATGCCGGCCTCGGCGGCGACTTCTTCGATCCGGTCGACGCCGCCCGCTTTCCGCGCCACGACCTGCGCTTCCGTAACGACCGCTGGGCCCCGCGCGTCGGGCTGGAAGGGCTGACGGACGGCGAGTGGATCGACCATTTCGGCCGTTTCACGCCCATTCCCGGCAGCTTCGAACGGCCCCTGGCACTGCGCTATCACGGCCATCAGTTCCGCACCTACAATCCCGACCTGGGCGACGGCCGCGGCTTCCTGTTCGCGCAACTGCACGACCGGTCCGACGGCCGCCTGCTCGATCTCGGCACCAAGGGCAGCGGGCGAACCCCCTGGTCGCGCGGCGGCGACGGACGCCTCACGCTGAAGGGCGGCGTGCGTGAGGTGCTGGCGACCGAGATGCTGGAGGCGCTCGGCGTCGAGACGTCGAAGTCGTTCAGTCTGATCGAGACCGGCGAGGACCTCGTCCGCGGCGACGAGCCGTCGCCGACGCGATCGTCGGTGCTGGTGCGCCTCAGCCATTCGCACATCCGCATCGGCACGTTCCAGCGGCTGCTCTTCCTGGACGAGACCGACAATATCGGCCGGCTGCTCGACCACTGCATCCGCACCTACATACCCGATGCATGGCGCGAGGAGCGGCCGGCGCGCGCGGCGGCCTTCCTGGAAGAGGTGGTGCAACGCGTCGCGCGGATGGGGGCGCAGTGGATGGTCGCCGGCTTCGTGCACGGCGTGCTCAACAGCGACAACATCAACATCACCGGCGAGAGCTTCGACTACGGTCCCTGGCGCTTCCTGCCGCTGCTCGATCCGGCTTTCACCGCCGCCTATTTCGACCAGACCGGCCTCTACGCCTATGGGCGTCAGCCGGAGACGCTCGCCTGGAACCTGACGCGGCTCGCCGAATGCCTCGTGCCGGTGGCGGACACGCCGGCGCTCCAGGCGGTGCTCGACGGCTTCGAGCCCGCCTTCCATCGCATGTTCACCGAGGAGGCCCTTCGGCGGCTCGGTATCGTCTCCGCCGGCCCCGAGGCGGATGCCGAACTGGTGCGCGCGCTGTGGAGCTTTCTCCGGCAGAGCGGGGCACCTTTCGAGCAGACGCTGTTCGACTGGTACGGCGGCGGCCTCGCCGCACCCCGCGCGGCGTCAGGCCCGTCGGCCCCGCTCTATGCGACGGCGGACTTCCAACCGGTGCGCGTGGCCCTCGATCGTTTCGATCCCGCTCCCGATGCCCGCACCGATCACGCCTACTTCACGGGCGGCCAGCCCTGCACGATGCTGATCGAGGAGGTGGAGGCGATCTGGGATCCCATCGCCCGCGACGACGACTGGACGATGTTCTATGACAAAGTGGCGGCGATCCGTGCGATGGGTGAGGCCTACGGCCGCGCAACGCCGTAG